The sequence CAATCTGTATTTATAGAGGCTTGGAAGGTTATTCCGGTTTCAAGTGAAGTAAAGCTGAGGGCGCCATAAAGGGAAAACGTGAGGTCGCATAAGGGAAAACGATGAAATATCGGATTTATATTGACGAAGTCGGTAATCCTGACCTGGACAGCTCGGAAAATCCTAATCATCAATTTCTAAGTCTCACGGGCGTGATCATCGAGCTTGGATATGCCGCCTCCACGGTGCATCCGCAAATGGAGGAAATCAAACATCGATATTTTCAAGCACACCCTGATGAACCAATTATTTTTCACCGTAAGGAAATGTTCAACAATCGACATCCCTTTGAAAGTTTGGCCGATCCTGCCATCAGGAAGGCTTTTGACAAGGACCTCCTTCACCTTATGAGGGATTGGCAATACAAGGTGATCTCTGTCTGCCTTGACAAGAAAAAACACAAGGAAACTTATTCTGTGTGGCGTTTCGATCCCTACCACTACTGCCTGGCTGTCCTGCTGGAGCGATTTGTATTCTTCCTGAAACGAAATGATGCATGTGGCGATGCTATGGCAGAATCACGTGGCGGCAAGGAGGATAGACGGTTGAAAGACTCCTTCGAGGGGCTTTGGGAAAATGGAACGGATTTCGTTGCTCCCGATCAGTTTCAGGCCTGCTTGACAAGCCGTCAATTGAAGGTCAAAATAAAAGCAAACAACATTGCCGGCCTTCAGCTTTGTGATTTGATTGCGCACTCCAGCCGCAATGAAATTCTGAGGGAACAGGGCTTGTTCAAGGGAAGTGTTTTCCCTTTCGGTGAAAAGGTCATCAAGATTCTTGAAAGCAAATATGACCAGGAAGGTCAGCGCTGCTTTGGAAAGAAATTTATTTGAAGATCGCAATAAAAAAGGCCCTTACGGGCCCGATGGCTTCGCCATCCACCTCCGGATGACCGGATTGATGTTATTCTGACGAATTGATTTTAGGATGTCAAGCTTTTTCTGTCGTTATATTTTTTTCTCAAAGGCGGCATAATTTGATAGCAATTGTAAAACTGCTTGAATGCAAAGAAGAATAGCGTATTGCATGTCCAATCT comes from Deltaproteobacteria bacterium and encodes:
- a CDS encoding DUF3800 domain-containing protein gives rise to the protein MKYRIYIDEVGNPDLDSSENPNHQFLSLTGVIIELGYAASTVHPQMEEIKHRYFQAHPDEPIIFHRKEMFNNRHPFESLADPAIRKAFDKDLLHLMRDWQYKVISVCLDKKKHKETYSVWRFDPYHYCLAVLLERFVFFLKRNDACGDAMAESRGGKEDRRLKDSFEGLWENGTDFVAPDQFQACLTSRQLKVKIKANNIAGLQLCDLIAHSSRNEILREQGLFKGSVFPFGEKVIKILESKYDQEGQRCFGKKFI